In Mycolicibacterium gadium, the genomic window CGACGCTTTCCTGGCGATGCCGTCGGCCCCGTGATACATCCCTGGAACGGTCACGAGCTTGCACGGGACAGCGGCCGCGGCCAGCCTCTCGGCATACGCGACGTTCTCGTCGTGGAAGACGTCTAGATCGCCGACTCCGATCCACGTCGGCGGCAGTCCGGTCAGATCCGACCGACGGGCCGGCGCGGCATAGTCGGGCGCGTCGGCCAGACGTGGCTCCCGACCCAGGTACGCAGTCCAGGCCCACTTGTTCGATGCGGCCGACCACGTCAGCTCGCCCTTTCCGTGATGGTTGTCGTGCAACGTGGTGCGATCGTCGAGCATGGGATAGATCAGACCCTGCACACGCACCGGAATCCCCTCGTCGTATGCGCGTTGGGCGACGGCCGCGGCGAGCCCGCCGCCCGCGCTGCCGCCGCACACCGCGATGCGATCCGGATCGATACCCAACTCGTCGGAGTGCTCCACCATCCACCGCAGTGTCGCCATGCAGTCATCCAACCCCGCGGGAAAGGGATTCTCCGGGGCCAGGCGGTAATCCGGTGATACTGCGACAGCCCCGAGGGCCGTGACCAGACCACCGGCCAGCGACGCTTCAGACAACGCGCTGCCCGACACCATTCCGCCGCCGTGCAGCCACAGCACGCCCGGTCGAGGCGCCGGATGCTCAGTGGGTTCCTGCACCAGCAGATCGACGCCTGCGGCATCCAGGCGACGTCGGCTCGCCGAGATTCCCGGCCCCGATGCCGGGTCACGTCCCGTGAGAAGTCGAACAGCGGGGACCGCCAACT contains:
- a CDS encoding alpha/beta hydrolase produces the protein MSNAAANFMELATLPMRRYAARRKSLAAAAPELRAPLLVVPPVPLNRATLSMARFMTGVGELAVPAVRLLTGRDPASGPGISASRRRLDAAGVDLLVQEPTEHPAPRPGVLWLHGGGMVSGSALSEASLAGGLVTALGAVAVSPDYRLAPENPFPAGLDDCMATLRWMVEHSDELGIDPDRIAVCGGSAGGGLAAAVAQRAYDEGIPVRVQGLIYPMLDDRTTLHDNHHGKGELTWSAASNKWAWTAYLGREPRLADAPDYAAPARRSDLTGLPPTWIGVGDLDVFHDENVAYAERLAAAAVPCKLVTVPGMYHGADGIARKASSMQDFYSSMVEFLGSHLMETSSPPVGGRGHHI